Below is a genomic region from Scomber scombrus chromosome 3, fScoSco1.1, whole genome shotgun sequence.
ataaatgtaaacattatgtacatcaaatgttaaaaaatgtgctATAAAACTGCATCCCCTTTTTTCACAGACTTCAGATTATGgtgtataatctgaatgacaaataaaatctattttttttggGTGTATACTCACAGTGAGGTTGTCCCTTAGTAGCTGCATGATCAGCGTGCTGTCTTTGTAAGAGTCCTCGTTCAAGGTGTCGAGCTCGGCGATCGCCTCATCGAAAGCctgcagagggagaaaaaaaacggaGATGTAACACCAACCGACGTTAATATTTGTGagaactgaacacacacacacacacacacagattaaggTTTTTCTCAGTTAATGAAATCTGTTTCTATGACGTTGACGCTTAAAATTGAGCTCACTTAGGAGTAATGCTCGATTTGATTTGTGCCTCCGATTTGCAAATTAGTCTTCATCTTTGATTCCTGTTCCAGCTTTCATGTGAGACTTGTTACATCAACATAACTATTAACAACATAAGAAACTGAATTAATTTCACCCTGCTACCCTCATAGCAGCAGTGGACACCTTTACATTGCTCCACATGATCACACTGTTGATTCAGGTGGAGCTTTCAGAGTACTGACACAGTCCACTTTTACATTAAGAGACATGTTAACTATTTCAAATTGACCATACTCCTCTGGACCTCACTACCTAGCATGTGACAACTATTTGGAATTTGctatttctatttaatttaaacagggacagtgcacaattaacataacattaaccttgtataaaacaaggagagatgcattGCACCAGGTTTTTAACTAGTTGCTATGTTCTGCCCCGTAGTCCCTGAGCAGGTAGATGGACCAGACAatacattaaaatcaataaaattcATAAAGTTGTGCAAAATTGCAATGACAAAATCATCAATACACACATTCCCACATCCTAAAAACAATATTCCCTCTGCTCCTTTTACTATTTACTGGACATGATTGAAACCTGCAGGTCTGCCAGGGGCAACAAGCTGCTGCAATCTTGACGTAAAACACTCCAATTCAGAGCCTtttggcagagaggctgacaggaaacagggagagagaaggaggggaatgacctgcagcaaaggtcccagACGCGCTGCCTTTATGTGGTCCGTGctttaaccactcgaccacccaAACGCTCCATCAGATCCAGAGCCTTTAACGTGAATAAATGACGTGTTTTGAATGTGAACCCACCTGCTTGGCCAGAGAGCAGGCCTGCTCGGGCGAGTTGAGGATTTCGTAGTAGAAGACGGAGAAGTTGAGGGCCAGGCCCAGCCGGATGGGGTGTGTTGGCTGCATGTCCTTCTTGCTGATGTCGAAGGCCTGCTGGTAGGCCTGCTGAGAGTTGTCCACCGTGTCTGcaccacaaaacaacaacaacagttacTTCTAAGTTTGCTGCACGATGTGATGATGGATATTTATCTCTGTGATGCAATTTACACCAATAAACTTTATAAGGAGACTGTTGATGTTTAACCTGCAGTGGacgctgctctctgacagcaggAACCAACAACGACCGAGTAGGTTTTAGGTAGGTTTTGAACTATGTGAGGCTACACTTGgacacagcagtgctttgaggtAATGCTAACCTCCATATGCTAACACTTTCAAATGTTACAAGGTTGATTTTTTTCCACTAGAGCTACAAATAATCctttaatttatcttttaaaagcataaatgtgaaatatttgctGCTTTCAGCTTGTCAAATGAGAGAATATAAAGCTTTTCTATTTCATACATGACCGAAAACTGAATTATCTTTGACTTTGAACGGTTGGCTGAACATAAAGAAAGACATTTGAATCACCTTGGATAGAAAAATGATTAACAAGCATTTTTCCACCACTTCCACAAAGATTTATCAGAGAGAggaatcagcagattaattgataatgaaagtatTTGTTATCTGCAGCCTTATTTAGCctatttatattgtttaacatgctcaaatgttcttcttttaacatgttaacatgcCAACATTTGCTACGTGGCACTAAACACAAACTCCAGCCGAGTCTGATGGGAAAATGTGATTAGTTTGGAAGCATTTCCTCATAAATCAAAGTGTCGGACACTTTGAAATACAATGGGTGTCGGTGCTTTGGCTCATTGCCACGAAAGTCAGTCAGTTGATTGATAACCGTGGCAACAAGCTATTATGGTTTACCGTTTCTCGGCAACGGTCTAATTAACCATTAACAGGAGCTTCGgtataaaaaggaaataagcAGACGAACTTAATACTTTTATGATGAAATTGAATCTGTAACGTCGGTGACTTGTGATATCACGTGAATAAATGACATCATGTTTGAGACTCTTCCCATGAACCTTTGTGTTTCATGTGTCCTTtaaccctcccctccccctctctccttctttcactCTCTGACTGAAGGTATTTTTGAGTATTTTAGTGAGTCTCAGCGCTGACCGTTGCTTCAGGCTGTAGTATGAGTGGATCACTAATTAACAGAAGCTTCAAGCTCTTCTTTAGAGCCATAAAACAGACTATTTTTTACTGCGAGCCATAAAAAATGCATACCGAGCTCTGcttcataaaataaaaggaatattTACTCAGCAAACAGGGGCCgactttttgttgtttgagcAATAAAAAGACACTTTGCTTAAGCTTTGATTAGCCGAGTGGGACGCTGAGTAAGTTATCCACGTTTTGCCCCCAAGTCTGCAAACATAAGTCAAGTTAAATTGTACTTTAGCAGGAATTTAACTTCACTTTAACACACTACATCTACCTGCTACTCCTTTAAAAACACCCGATCAGACTGAAAGAAAAGATTAGAAACATTTGATTTTGGAGGGACACAGAGACTAAAGAGACACTCACCCTTCTTTGAGTCCCCAGAAGCCACCTCTGACAGGTATCTGAAGTAGTCTCCTTTCATTTTGAGGTAGAACACCTTGCTCTCCGCCTGAGATGCATTGGGAATGAGGAATTTGTCGAGCAGATTCTGAAACGGACACGAGACCAGAAgagttttattataaaaaaacagagagacgTGAAAcagaggacagcagcagcagcagcttcttgTTATTTATACAGCTGGAGGCAGAAGAAccgcacaaaaaaaaaaaagaagaaggtgtCAGTGGACGAGTAAAAGTCACAACTCGACTCCACTGCAGAAGGTTTTTTTATTAACAGACTGTGAGCAGGCCTCACGATGAACAATGCAGCAGGGATGAGCTGGTGAGGAGGACGTGTTGCTTCATGTAGCGTCGAGACATGAAATACGATCCAGGAAATTCAGTACGAGTAACAGATCAGTGAATTTAAAGGATTATTAGACACAAACACGCTGCAAAGCACAATTATTACAGCAGCTAATGAACCAAAAATAAGTCCAGCTATGTAGCAGAACTatagaaacatttaataaattaataaggTTGAGCATTTGTCTGCAATTATACCTACTATGGGTACAGATTTGATATATATTAGCTATTTAACAGTgttctttttaatatataatgtgCCTCACTTCATGATTGCATTATAATATCTGTTTACAGTGTGTTAGAAACCTTTGTCCTTTATGTAAACGTTAAGTCCACCTATGTAGCCCAAGTATACAAACGTTATATAAATTGTTTATAACACTTTAATGTAAGCAGATGAGTAGAGTTTGATTTATTAAAGTTGCCCATGTGTCTGCAACTGTAACTGCTATGAATACAAACTGTACTAATACATTATATGTCACTTGTGTTAtatataaatggtttataaGACTATAATGTAAGCAGATGAAGGCAGTTAAGCatgtattaatgtacagtaaattATAGTTGCTATGACAACATTTTATACTGTAACTGTTTTACTAGATCATCATTCATTATCAGTTTATACAGACTTCACCTCATgactgcattaaaataaaatatctgctTACAACTACGGTTATAATGTGTTAGAAACCTTTATGTACTGTTTATTAATGCTAACGAGGATGACCCTCCGTTCTTTTGCCCCTTTATTAAAGTGTCAGTGTAATACTTTAAGTGACATTATTCTGCATTAATATCAACTTTGTCAGctattttttaagttatttgaTACTTATTCCTGTCAAATGtcgtataaataaagtaaaaaataaaatgttagtgTATAACCAAcacctctctctcgctctctattTTGTCTCTTCTTTTGTGTCAACGGAAAATAAAAGACACTACCTGTCAGTGTCTTCTTTATTCATCCATCATATTAACATGTTGACACAGTCACGGTTAATGTTTAATGACGTCTGTATCGTCTCGTCACCGTCACCGTCACCGTCACCGTCTGCACTGCTGCGGCTTTTGtgagaactttaaaaaaaaatccccctctGGTCCAAACATCATCACCGTCAtcactgactaactgactgaaGAGCAACACCTCAAACCTTAAAGAGGTTATTCCTGTTTGAGTCCGCACTTCCTT
It encodes:
- the ywhaba gene encoding 14-3-3 protein beta/alpha-A, translated to MDKNDLVQKAKLAEQAERYDDMAAAMKAVTEQGLELSNEERNLLSVAYKNVVGARRSSWRVISSIEQKTEGNEKKQQMARDYRVKIESELQEICHDVLNLLDKFLIPNASQAESKVFYLKMKGDYFRYLSEVASGDSKKDTVDNSQQAYQQAFDISKKDMQPTHPIRLGLALNFSVFYYEILNSPEQACSLAKQAFDEAIAELDTLNEDSYKDSTLIMQLLRDNLTLWTSENQGDEGEAGEGEN